The Vitis vinifera cultivar Pinot Noir 40024 chromosome 16, ASM3070453v1 DNA segment aacatatttaaaaatataaaaaataagttaaaaatatttcaattaccACAtatacttttgttttacaaaacattaaaaaacaattttaagaactgtttttcatgaaaatacttttcaaaattaaatggGATCATTTTCCACGGCATTAGTGTTGGATTGACATGAGACTTTTTCACTGAGGAttcattaagttaattaatttcCATGGAACAAAGCTGAGGAATGAAAACATGAATTTCCATTCTTTGGCATTATAGCTAGGCATGTTCACTTTGATTTCATTAATCTCGTAGCATTTTATTAGATTAAAGTATGAATTCTGCCACCGACAATCAGAAAATTTAGGCTGTCTTCAATCATCCAGGAAAATTTCTTCACTCTTTTAAGAAAACAGTTCCTCTGTTGACTGACCTATTAATTCGTGTTATATTCATTGCTTTTTCCAAGGAAGAACAGATACTTGTTTAATTGTGTGCTTTTACTGATTCCCACTTTAGATTCTGGTGGAAGAACTAGATAATGTATGTATGTCAATGAAGAGGCTGCATGTCTTCTCATCCTGTTGTACTTAGCTGACTAAGAAGGCACTAGTCAATGCTCTTTGGCATCGTCTCCAAGTAGGTAATGTTGGACCCAGACTGACCAATTATGAGGAATTGCAGAACTGattgtttttaatttgaagTCCAATAAAAGAGCAGAAAAGAGAGAGACCATCTTCAGGTATGTTGAGAAGGATCTTATTTCCTGGTTTTGCAGCCCTTCTTCTACTTCTGTTAGTCCCTATAACATGTAAAGCCAAGTGGAATCATCAGGTCTGTACCTCTTCCTGCGGGCATATTACCCTTCCCCACTGAAAGATGATCCACAGAGCTGCGGAGAAAGCGAGTATGAGCTGGCTTGTGAGAATAACCGCACAATATACTTGTATCCAGGAAAATACAAAGCAGAAGAAATcaagtatttttgaaaacacaaaaaaaaataaaaaaaaaaaaaaaatctatttttaagaaccatTCTAAAAACTGTTCCCAAAACACTCCCAAACAAAGCTAAAATTAACCTTTgtcattttgtttctttattttacatatttaatatcataaatgaCAAGAAAACTAGTATATTACTGGAAATCAACTCTAGCCAAAGAAGGGGATGTGGAATCGGTGGACATCAAGAAGGGCATTACTACAAGGGTAGGGCATATAATTACTAGGGAAAGCTGATAAATAATCTGTGGCTAACCTACCTTTCAATGTTCAAGAACAACTAAATACATGGGTAGAGCTTTATTGAAgtatcaattttcctaaaaatttaaagcatgtagAATTTGGGTTCATATTGTATATCACACTCTCCAACAAAGCTTGCACTATCATAGATGGGGATGGACATCAAGAAGGCTAATGTGGCGTACTCTTTTGAGTAGCTACACCAGTAGTACACACTAACTGATACTAATTCATGATATTTCTGTTGTGTTCGTTTTCTTTTCACGATCATCAACTTACACCTCTTGTGGAGTTAGAAAAGGCTTTGAAGGCATTTGCAGTTGGTCAACCTTTCCTTCAAGCATCTCTATAATAACTCTGTGCATTGAAGGACGTTCACTGGGCTTAAACTGTATGCACCATAAGGCTACTAGGACCAtctttttttcaagtttttgttCTTCCTCTGTGGCATCTCCTATTTCTATGTCCTTTCCTTCATTGAATTGATCGTAGGCCCAGGAAGGGAAGTAAATTTGGCTTGAATGCTCAGCAAACACATTCAAATTCCTCCTTCTGCCTGCCATTTCCAtcaacaacattccaaaactatagACATCAGCTTTGTATGAGACTCCTCCAATGTTTTTGTAGAACAGTTCTGGAGCCATGTATCCCCTTGTCCCTCTTGCTCCAGTTAAAGACACGATGCTATGATCTGCTGGATAAGATTTTGCTAGGCCAAAGTCTGAAACCTTTGGAGTGAAATTCTTATCAAGAAGTATATTATGGGGCTTTATATCAAAATGTAGGATTTGCATATCACAACCCCGATGTAAGTATTCAATCCCGTGGGCCACTCCTAGAGAAATCTGATACATTTTCTCAAAGCTCAAGGAGATATGTTCTTCCTTTTCAGGAAATATGTACTTGTCAAGAGATCCATTAGGCATGCATGAAGTCATACACAAGAGCTCGTTTTGATCCCTCAACACAAAATCCAATTAGTTGCACCACATTGAAATGATGAATCCTTCCAATTGTAGCAACTTCATTGATGAAATCTTGTCCATTAGCTTTGGAATTGGCCAGCATTTTTACTGCTACAAGATGGCCACTTTTCAGCTTTCCTTTATATACTGAACCATAGCCGCCCTCACCTAACTTTTCTGTGAAGCCTTTGGTCATCTTCTTAATGTTCGAGTAAGAGAACCTAATAGGTTTTAGATTATTGTGGGTCTGAATGAACTCTTCGATGGCATGGTACATGGATAAGCTCCTCCTTTTCCATTTGTAGATCAGAAATATTAACACACATGGAACCCCGAAGAAAATCTTGGCTGCAACAGCAAGAACTGGAAAGGAGAAATACAGAAAAATCATCAGGGAATCTTAAATTATTCTGTGCAATACCATTTTGTTAAGTTAaacttaaggttttcttttgtttttattttcccttttagttATTGGGTAACAGAAAGATGCTTTTGAAAGGCTTGTGTTTTCTCCTTAGGTGTCCTATCTTTCAAGACCTAAGTCATCTTTCCTAGTCtgttacaaaattcatattacCGTATTTCTTTGGTTCAAAACCTGAATGAGGAAAATACAACGTGTCTTACCAGTGAGCTGGCTTACAAATTCGACAAGGTCTgttcaaaataacaaaataaattaaaccaaGTTAGAGGTGATACTGAAACATTCTATAGACAAGCCTATAAAAGAAGGAAGCATTTGGAGGTGGAGAGAGAACTCTCACCTTCTGCAATGCAATATAACTTGTCCATCAAATTGTCCTTACCATCTGCCTCAGCATGATAAAAGGAGTAATTAAATCATAAAGCTGGAAAAAGTAGTTCAAAGGAAACAATACAGCATGTTAAGGTGGCAAACAGGTTTACACGATGTCACATTCAATTACCAATCGGAACATTTGCAACATTTTTTAT contains these protein-coding regions:
- the LOC100853164 gene encoding LOW QUALITY PROTEIN: rust resistance kinase Lr10 (The sequence of the model RefSeq protein was modified relative to this genomic sequence to represent the inferred CDS: deleted 1 base in 1 codon) gives rise to the protein MLRRLLFDGFAAIFLLLLRPTTCKAKLNHHLCHSSCGNIPDISYPFRLKDDRPRCGERKYELACENNRTILQLNSGRYYVEEINYTRETIRVVDTGLKKDDCSSLPLHSLTYANFSYGDPYRLSCETSDVNFIDCEAPINSPLYIDMAPCSRNSSSNSSLSSMQTYSYVVVRHMALLDLEDSCSVGLVVGFSTRGQKIDNSLPDIHNRQLYGVDLRWFNCFGFLLCPSCDGKDNLMDKLYCIAEDLVEFVSQLTVLAVAAKIFFGVPCVLIFLIYKWKRRSLSMYHAIEEFIQTHNNLKPIRFSYSNIKKMTKGFTEKLGEGGYGSVYKGKLKSGHLVAVKMLANSKANGQDFINEVATIGRIHHFNVVQLIGFCVEGSKRALVYDFMMPNGSLDKYIFPEKEEHISLSFEKMYQISLGVAHGIEYLHRGCDMQILHFDIKPHNILLDKNFTPKVSDFGLAKSYPADHSIVSLTGARGTRGYMAPELFYKNIGGVSYKADVYSFGMLLMEMAGRRRNLNVFAEHSSQIYFPSWAYDQFNEGKDIEIGDATEEEQKLEKKMVLVALWCIQFKPSERPSMHRVIIEMLEGKVDQLQMPSKPFLTPQEV